The Vibrio diazotrophicus DNA window AATCTTGACTGACCGAGGCACTGAATACTGTGGTCGTGTTGAGCAGCACGATTACCAGCTCTACCTAGCCATTAATGATATCGACCACACGAAAACTAAAGCGATGTCACCACAAACAAATGGTATCTGCGAGCGCTTCCACAAGACCATATTGAATGAGTTCTACCAAGTGACATTCAGAAAGAAACTGTATGGTTCTATCGAAGAGTTGCAGAAAGATCTGGACGAATGGATGGACTACTACAACAATCACCGTACTCATCAAGGAAAAATGTGCTGTGGCAGAACGCCGATAGAAACATTAGAGGATGGGAAATCAATCTGGGCTGAAAAGAATCTAGCCCAGATATAATCTGACAGGCACCAAGTCGAAAAGTGGGTAACTGTCAGATCAGGTCTGAATTAGTACAATTAAATAGTAGCGATTCGAGATCAAAAACTTCCTTCACTTCAGGATCCTGAAATATTACTTTCTGCTTCTGTCCATTTTCATCATAGAGCGTCACTTTTGCGAGTTTACCATCACGATATTGGAACTGCTTCCCCACTATTAGGCCACTCACATAGTGCTCTACTTTCGTTAATGCACCACTACCATTGGGATCCATGTGGTAACGAATTCCATGTAATTGACCTTCATCATTATAGTTACTACGGCCAATTTCATATCCACTCTTAGTTGTTGAAACCCACAAACCTACTCGATTACCTTGCCGATATTCCCCTTTAGATACGTAATTATTACTGTACCCCGTGGTCTCTAGCTCTAACCATGCTCCATTTTTGACACCCAGTTTATATATACCCGATTCAAGCAGTGTTCGATCATCATCATACCGCTCATATAACCCATCTAACTGTCCGTGATGATAAGTTGCATGACTGATGACTGTACCATTCGAAGCCAGCTCTCGTTCTTCTCCGTGCTTCTTACCATATTCATCATAGATAACTGTGCGTTCACTATTGGGAGCTCTATAAAGCCAAGGTCCAATCTTTTCGCCCATAAAATATTGTCCCTGTTCCAAGGTACTTCCATCTTGAGCCTTACTTAGATACCTTCCATGCTGTAAACCATCGACATAGTAGCCAGTATTCGAAATTCGGTACTCAGAACGGTCGATCTTCTCATGCCAGATATGCTCCCCATATAACTTCCCATTACGAGTTTCTTTGCGAGCAATTAGCGTACCTTGGGGATCAAACTCTTCTTCGATTACTTGCCCTGCAAGAGTGTTTTCTCCCGTAAATATGCGTTCGTGCTGTATAAGTTGCTCATCTTGGTAGCGCCTCTTATCTTCAGTAACCCCTCTATCCGTATAACTCCATATCTGTTCGACTCTTTGAGCATTGTGATCATAAAAATAATTTCTTTCCATTCGGCGACCGTTTTCATCATAGCGTTCACGCTCTTTCAGTCTGCCGTCTGAATAGAATAATTCTCGATTTCCTATAAGGGTATCCTGTGAATAGAACTTGCTCTCTGCAAGCGTCCCGTCGGCGAAATAGCGTGTTTGTTGACCATGCTTTTTACCAGATTGGTAATGCTCCACTAAAACCAGAATGGCACTTTCTTCACCCCAGATTTTTTGTGGCCCATGTAATTGACCATCTTCATAGCTTCTTTGCTCAGATAGCACACCTTGTTGGGAATAAAACTTTTGTAAACCATGAAGCTTTCCGTTTCGATATTCGCTTTCTGTGGAAAGCCCGCCTTTACTATAAAAACTTAGTTCTGGGCCATGTTTCACACCATTTATAAAATATGCGATAGAGCATATTTTCTCAGGAGCATTCTCAAAATAACCAACGACCTTGCCATTCCCCTGTCCATTCTCATCAAGAGAACCTTTCGACTGAATATCCCCATTTTTAAAATAGTAATAGTGGTCACCTATTAGATTTGCCTCCGGATGAAAAATGGAATCTTGTGTAATCTTCGTTTTAAAACGCAGTTGATCATTTTCCTTGTAGTAAATCTCCGCGATCCAAGCCTTACCATCTCTCTCTAAGGGAACTTCAATATAAAATGAAGCCGTTTCTTTACTTGTTTCCTTCCATTGTTCATCAAGCCAGACAACCTTGCTGTAGGCAAAAGGACTAAAACTAAGAGCAATAATAATTAGAGTTATTAAACGCATAGCTTATTGCTCCGAAGGGAAAGCAGGGAAAGAGTGCTGCCACTGCCGCTGGTACTGAAATGGTTGCAGAGAAGTCAATTTTCCTGAAGTAACAACACCTGATACCACAAGGTATCCCTCATCGCTTAAAATACTGCTCAGTAACTCCTGACGAAATGGATTTACCCTATATCTATCTGGCGCACCACTGTTACTGAAGCTTTCAAAACCTGTAAGCTCCTTCTGAGCATTTAACACAACTAAAGAATTTTGGTCACGATTGTAGAACTTGAAACGTTGTACAAACGTTTCAATCGTCATAGAGAGAACATCGACGTTGGGGTCCAACTCATTTAAAGAATCAACGTTAATCAACCAAGGTTTGTTAGATACGGTTTGAGGAGTGAAATACGTTTCTTCTGGTCGAGAGTTGCAAATCAGTTCTGTAGTTACTTCTTTGTTATAGAAATTTCGGCGTATACCATCTTCTGTTGACAAGAAAAATTCGGATCTTTGACTGCCGTTGCGAAGCCACAAGACTGAATGATTATTAACTGAAAACCCTTTTGCGACCCTTAACTCACAGCTTTGTTGCCAGTCTTGAGGAAGGGTAAACTTTAACCCATATATATCCGACACGACTGGGAAGGCAGATTCAATAGAGAATGGCTCTTCGCTCTTAGGTAGTTCATTGGCATCGTTGATGGTTTCCACAAATGATGGATTGTTTGTATCTTCAAGATAAGAAAAATAATCCACAAATTGGACTAGCTGCGTGATGCTCTTGGTTGGGTCGGTATAGTCAATATAAAACTGTACGTTGTTGGGTTTCTGAGAAAATATCACTTCGAAGATAGAATAATCATGATTCCAATCTTCACTGAAATCTAAAGAGTCAAACTGTTCATTTGTACTAATTCAGACCTGATCTGACAGTTACCCACTTTTCGACTTGGTGCCTGTCAGATTATATCTGGGCTAGATTCTTTTCAGCCCAGATTGATTTCCCATCCTCTAATGTTTCTATCGGCGTTCTGCCACAGCACATTTTTCCTTGATGAGTACGGTGATTGTTGTAGTAGTCCATCCATTCGTCCAGATCTTTCTGCAACTCTTCGATAGAACCATACAGTTTCTTTCTGAATGTCACTTGGTAGAACTCATTCAATATGGTCTTGTGGAAGCGCTCGCAGATACCATTTGTTTGTGGTGACATCGCTTTAGTTTTCGTGTGGTCGATATCATTAATGGCTAGGTAGAGCTGGTAATCGTGCTGCTCAACACGACCACAGTATTCAGTGCCTCGGTCAGTCAAGATTCGCAGCATTGGCAGTTCATGCGCCTCAAAGAACGGTAGAACCTTATCATTCAATATATCCGCTGCGGTGATTGGTGTTTTCGTTGTGTAGAGCTTGGCAAAGGCGACTTTACTGTAGGTATCAACGAAGGTTTGTTGATAGATGCGACCAACACCTTTCAAGTTGCCAACATAGAATGTGTCTTGAGAGCCGAGATAACCTGGATGCGCTGTTTCTATCTCACCACAAGCCTCATCATCGTGCTTCTTACGCTCAAGAGCCGCAACTTGCTCGTCTGTTAGGATAATACCGTTCTCTGCGACCTGTTTCTCCAGTGCGATAAGACGTTTCTTGAAGTTCTCTAGGTCATTGCGAAGCCAGATTGAGCGTACGCCACTTGGAGAGATAAACACTCCCAATTTACGTAATTCATTACTCGTTCTAACTTGTCCATGAGCTGGGAAGTCGATGGCGTATTTGATAACGGCTTGCTCAGTTTCACTATCAACACGGTTCTTCAAATTCGGTGCTCTTCGGCTACGGTTAATCAGAGCATCAATACCCCCCGTCTCAACCAACTCTTGATAACGGTAGAAAGTATCTCTTGATACCCCCATAACCTTACAGGCTCTAGATACATTACCGAGTTCTTCTGCAAGATTGAGAAGGCCCGCTTTGTGTTTGATAATTGGATTGCTAGTATGAAGCATGAGAGTTACCTCTTTTTGTCTTTGATTAGTGATTAAGCACCTTTAATCAAAGTGGGTAACTCTCTTCTTTTCAAATTGAAGTGTCAGATCTAGTCGGAACTAATACAGTTCATTTGAGATTAATGAACGTACTCGATCTAATGAAGTCACATAAGCATTTTTCGTCGTCCCTCCAGTTTCAACAACATATGGAGCAAGCCAGCTGTCTCCGCTGTGTTTGGCGACTATCAAGTAGTGTTCAGAGGTATCTGACACAGGAAGAATCCGAACATCAATCCCCTGTACATTCAATACTCGGTTCTGACCAGAAACCCACTCCACCTCCTCTTTAACTCTTTGGTGGTGTTGAATAGATACTTCCCCTTCAAACGCATGAAAATCATCTAATTTTTTCTCTGCATCCCAACCTAAAGGCAAGGCGGGAAAATCCAGAGAAACAATTCCATCAGATTCCCAAGACTTCCACTCTCTGTAATAGCCCTCTAACCAAAACTTTTGCTTGTCTCGCTGGCCGTTTTTATCCAGCGCATAAAGTTTATCCAGACTATAACTGTAATAATTCTCACCACCTTCAACGACTGATGGGTAAACCAACCTCAACCTATCTTTATCAAAATAAAAGGCACCTTTGGTATTTCCCACCAACTTGCCCGTTGGCTCTATATCAAAAATTTCATAGTCGTAAAATTTAGGTTCCGACACCACATTCTGAGATGAGTCCTGAAAAACATCATCTGCATAAGGAATGTCCTGTAGAGATAATTCTGAAACCGCTATTTGCGCATGTGTTAAAACATAAGTTGGATTGTACAAGTCAGGCAGATGTGCAGGTTGCTTTGATATCATTGATAAGCTCCGAACCCAACCATTTTGGCGATCAATGGTGACCTTAGCCACCACACCCGTTTGT harbors:
- a CDS encoding toxin-antitoxin system YwqK family antitoxin, producing MRLITLIIIALSFSPFAYSKVVWLDEQWKETSKETASFYIEVPLERDGKAWIAEIYYKENDQLRFKTKITQDSIFHPEANLIGDHYYYFKNGDIQSKGSLDENGQGNGKVVGYFENAPEKICSIAYFINGVKHGPELSFYSKGGLSTESEYRNGKLHGLQKFYSQQGVLSEQRSYEDGQLHGPQKIWGEESAILVLVEHYQSGKKHGQQTRYFADGTLAESKFYSQDTLIGNRELFYSDGRLKERERYDENGRRMERNYFYDHNAQRVEQIWSYTDRGVTEDKRRYQDEQLIQHERIFTGENTLAGQVIEEEFDPQGTLIARKETRNGKLYGEHIWHEKIDRSEYRISNTGYYVDGLQHGRYLSKAQDGSTLEQGQYFMGEKIGPWLYRAPNSERTVIYDEYGKKHGEERELASNGTVISHATYHHGQLDGLYERYDDDRTLLESGIYKLGVKNGAWLELETTGYSNNYVSKGEYRQGNRVGLWVSTTKSGYEIGRSNYNDEGQLHGIRYHMDPNGSGALTKVEHYVSGLIVGKQFQYRDGKLAKVTLYDENGQKQKVIFQDPEVKEVFDLESLLFNCTNSDLI
- a CDS encoding IS481-like element ISVvu4 family transposase, with the translated sequence MLHTSNPIIKHKAGLLNLAEELGNVSRACKVMGVSRDTFYRYQELVETGGIDALINRSRRAPNLKNRVDSETEQAVIKYAIDFPAHGQVRTSNELRKLGVFISPSGVRSIWLRNDLENFKKRLIALEKQVAENGIILTDEQVAALERKKHDDEACGEIETAHPGYLGSQDTFYVGNLKGVGRIYQQTFVDTYSKVAFAKLYTTKTPITAADILNDKVLPFFEAHELPMLRILTDRGTEYCGRVEQHDYQLYLAINDIDHTKTKAMSPQTNGICERFHKTILNEFYQVTFRKKLYGSIEELQKDLDEWMDYYNNHRTHQGKMCCGRTPIETLEDGKSIWAEKNLAQI